Proteins co-encoded in one Pyxidicoccus xibeiensis genomic window:
- a CDS encoding DUF4114 domain-containing protein → MTRALPRMLAALALLAAPLARAQAPAQLCKDNLTQDRQPDFSDSSLDLDNSTLLVTDERPPRLKLNTNLTALNAERIFFPFDQRVTISYVYESAGASHALGYMYLDDVKARGYLTPTGELADANANGIFDFHEDLYNLAPPSGAKTRPYIGLSRRCARTFVSGGETYSQPDIAMKSGCGAVFAANQSVADARPGRTFDLIRADVVGTPLRLRDEDTNNAASGDFSDRGLHNRIPNLLEPPADANDNKGLGKMVFLLADDDGDQGNGATYGNLAPVTDVDFIDDGIPDYDVSAYDSRGLPRASNPNPGVSAYDRTVDLGEIQGGREVVFFIVVFYDFRHGPNEGTAYGCLKQDTAGKCLLHLRSPINVFFSKAAWNLDQNFLNGAVAERNIGCSYDSRCNPESPSDFSCRVDGGGGGDRLCGWLDGPKEDVGTTLHRLKNDAAYGNLDMPMEKVTVPRPTGTRNPMPHVIVGAPTTDPFRWILGFEDLSGGGDRDFNDVVFVINKQNGGGTRSATVSGDISPDIAEDFVITKVRFKRQDDAAPAPRTCPGGAPCWTEEVPGACTPPGGARPSIRYSLAVDCRVCSNGTCTHNPTPTWFPVEFPNTTPPTQQVEVDVLSMGFTGSQLCWKVDMSSPNERCRPIIDNIDVGYQAVRAGSYARASPSTLGNAIVWGVNETPGSTWGKSWPGTGLPAPATRAYDGKKDYALRGRLYFRSLYDPEATNTTNLVERWETGRVMALAFGNGTDPLTRNLFTLSSTGARTTITAEMEDADSSSPLFPDSLCDQFANDRYTYDLNNDGKCGTPSITAADKRVTGVTNDRNFLREWLYGWEDHYAPGAANVKRPWAMGGINMSTVALAVPPYLDTWAQNTRAEERDEYRKNFMEPLAERDTVAYVGTMNGFLHAFDAGAFRHGTKDGCVAQSQLRGYFAPVASCTPPLTSRDYGTGQEKFAYLPRLLLERYRNLYVQFPGSGNLPKPQVDASPTIANVDFGISGKPAWTRATASSKTTGAKTVLVSASGRNSPAVFALDITHPADSWYPLPLWEFSLKDASIDLAFLGAQQRDSRVTFPDNSGSRHAPSVARLAWGASSTGVWAAVVGTDYVPSAPARAGALYLIDMKTGRPLNAGASADGQLAGIITLDAGSGVAAESALVDLDRDGTYDVIYVPTTAGGVYRINLTQLSTSARLGRKVQTCKVASAPLSLADHPDAAARQDSTHQQLYSNLAVKVIRDAGSPKVQFFFGTGDNPDEFSDGPANKNTYRYHLMAYEDTDPAGEEDCELLEPLWVQPLDPGQTVWGGVTLTKDKVFATTAVGRAADICNLSDTDSGRFYETGQLPEDRVTSSTSLGGHGVNAPVVHDEHLFVLTATGEMKMVGSDDWNNGTANSGAARSRTLIYEPIPDGRLPK, encoded by the coding sequence ATGACGCGCGCCCTTCCCCGCATGCTCGCGGCGCTTGCGCTGCTGGCCGCTCCGCTCGCGCGGGCCCAGGCCCCCGCGCAGCTGTGCAAGGACAACCTCACGCAGGACCGGCAGCCCGACTTCAGCGACAGCTCGCTGGACCTCGACAACTCCACCCTCCTCGTCACCGACGAGCGGCCGCCGCGGCTCAAGCTCAACACCAACCTCACGGCGCTCAACGCCGAGCGCATCTTCTTCCCGTTCGACCAGCGCGTCACCATCAGCTACGTGTACGAGTCCGCCGGCGCCTCGCACGCGCTCGGGTACATGTACCTGGATGACGTGAAGGCCCGGGGCTACCTCACCCCCACCGGCGAGCTCGCGGATGCCAACGCCAACGGCATCTTCGACTTCCACGAGGACCTCTACAACCTCGCGCCCCCGAGCGGCGCCAAGACGCGGCCGTACATCGGCCTGAGCCGCCGCTGCGCGCGCACGTTCGTCTCCGGCGGCGAGACGTACAGCCAGCCCGACATCGCGATGAAGTCCGGCTGCGGCGCGGTGTTCGCCGCGAACCAGAGCGTCGCGGACGCCCGGCCAGGCAGGACGTTCGACCTCATCAGGGCGGACGTGGTGGGCACGCCGCTGCGCCTGAGGGACGAGGACACCAACAACGCGGCCAGCGGCGACTTCTCCGACCGGGGCCTGCACAACCGCATCCCCAACCTGCTCGAGCCGCCCGCGGACGCCAACGACAACAAGGGCCTGGGGAAGATGGTCTTCCTGCTCGCCGACGACGACGGCGACCAGGGCAACGGCGCGACGTACGGCAACCTCGCCCCCGTCACCGACGTCGACTTCATCGACGATGGCATCCCCGACTACGACGTCTCCGCCTACGACTCGCGCGGCCTGCCCCGCGCCTCCAACCCCAACCCCGGCGTCAGCGCGTACGACCGCACCGTGGACCTGGGGGAAATCCAGGGCGGCCGCGAGGTCGTCTTCTTCATCGTCGTCTTCTACGACTTCCGCCACGGCCCCAACGAGGGCACGGCCTACGGCTGCCTGAAGCAGGACACCGCCGGCAAGTGCCTGCTGCACCTGCGCTCGCCCATCAACGTCTTCTTCTCCAAGGCCGCGTGGAACCTGGACCAGAACTTCCTGAACGGCGCCGTGGCCGAGCGCAACATCGGCTGCTCGTACGACTCGCGCTGCAACCCCGAGTCCCCCAGTGACTTCTCCTGCCGCGTGGACGGTGGCGGCGGCGGCGACCGGCTGTGCGGCTGGCTGGACGGCCCGAAGGAGGATGTGGGCACCACGCTGCACCGCCTGAAGAACGACGCGGCCTACGGCAACCTGGACATGCCCATGGAGAAGGTGACGGTGCCCCGCCCCACGGGCACCCGCAACCCCATGCCGCACGTCATCGTGGGCGCACCCACCACGGACCCCTTCCGCTGGATTCTCGGCTTCGAGGACCTGAGCGGCGGCGGTGACCGCGACTTCAACGACGTGGTGTTCGTCATCAACAAGCAGAACGGCGGCGGCACGCGCTCGGCCACCGTGTCCGGCGACATCTCTCCGGACATCGCCGAGGACTTCGTCATCACCAAGGTGCGCTTCAAGCGCCAGGACGACGCCGCCCCCGCGCCCCGCACCTGCCCGGGCGGCGCGCCTTGCTGGACGGAGGAGGTCCCCGGCGCCTGCACGCCCCCGGGCGGCGCGCGGCCCTCCATCCGCTACTCGCTGGCGGTGGACTGCCGCGTCTGCAGCAACGGCACGTGCACCCACAACCCCACGCCCACCTGGTTCCCGGTGGAGTTCCCCAACACCACGCCCCCCACGCAGCAGGTGGAGGTGGACGTCCTCTCCATGGGCTTCACCGGCTCGCAGCTGTGCTGGAAGGTGGACATGAGCAGCCCCAACGAGCGCTGCCGGCCCATCATCGACAACATCGACGTGGGCTACCAGGCGGTGCGCGCCGGCAGCTACGCGCGCGCCTCACCGTCCACGCTGGGCAACGCCATCGTCTGGGGCGTCAACGAGACGCCCGGCAGCACCTGGGGCAAGAGCTGGCCCGGCACCGGCCTGCCCGCTCCCGCCACGCGCGCCTATGACGGCAAGAAGGACTACGCGCTGCGCGGCCGCCTCTACTTCCGCTCGCTCTATGACCCGGAGGCGACGAACACCACGAACCTCGTCGAGCGCTGGGAGACGGGCCGGGTGATGGCGCTGGCCTTCGGCAACGGCACGGACCCGCTCACCCGCAACCTCTTCACGCTCAGCTCCACCGGGGCGCGCACCACCATCACCGCGGAGATGGAGGACGCCGACAGCAGCAGCCCGCTGTTCCCCGACTCGCTCTGCGACCAGTTCGCCAACGACCGCTACACGTACGACCTGAACAACGATGGCAAGTGCGGCACGCCCTCCATCACCGCCGCCGACAAGCGGGTGACGGGCGTGACGAACGACCGCAACTTCCTGCGCGAGTGGCTGTACGGCTGGGAGGACCACTACGCGCCGGGCGCCGCCAACGTGAAGCGGCCCTGGGCCATGGGCGGCATCAACATGTCCACGGTGGCGCTCGCGGTGCCGCCCTACCTGGACACCTGGGCGCAGAACACGCGCGCCGAGGAGCGCGACGAGTACCGGAAGAACTTCATGGAGCCGCTCGCGGAGCGCGACACCGTGGCCTACGTGGGCACGATGAACGGCTTCCTGCACGCCTTCGACGCGGGCGCCTTCCGCCACGGCACGAAGGACGGGTGCGTGGCCCAGTCCCAGCTGCGCGGCTACTTCGCGCCGGTGGCCTCCTGCACGCCGCCCCTCACGTCGCGCGACTACGGCACCGGCCAGGAGAAGTTCGCCTACCTGCCGCGCCTGCTGCTGGAGCGCTACCGCAACCTGTACGTGCAGTTCCCCGGCTCCGGCAACCTGCCCAAGCCCCAGGTGGATGCGTCGCCCACCATCGCCAACGTGGACTTCGGCATCAGCGGCAAGCCCGCGTGGACGCGCGCCACCGCCTCGTCGAAGACGACGGGCGCCAAGACGGTGCTCGTCTCCGCGTCGGGCCGGAACAGCCCCGCCGTCTTCGCGCTCGACATCACCCACCCCGCCGACTCCTGGTACCCGCTGCCGCTGTGGGAGTTCAGCCTCAAGGACGCGTCCATCGACCTGGCCTTCCTCGGGGCGCAGCAGCGGGACTCGCGCGTGACGTTCCCCGACAACTCTGGCTCGCGCCATGCGCCCTCGGTGGCCCGGCTGGCCTGGGGCGCCAGCTCCACCGGCGTCTGGGCGGCCGTGGTGGGCACCGACTACGTGCCCTCCGCGCCGGCGCGCGCCGGCGCGCTCTACCTCATCGACATGAAGACGGGCCGTCCGCTCAACGCAGGCGCGAGCGCCGACGGCCAGCTGGCCGGCATCATCACCCTGGACGCGGGCTCCGGCGTGGCCGCGGAGAGCGCCCTGGTGGACCTGGACCGGGACGGCACCTACGACGTCATCTACGTCCCCACCACCGCGGGCGGCGTGTACCGCATCAACCTGACCCAGCTGAGCACCAGCGCGCGGCTGGGCCGCAAGGTCCAGACATGCAAGGTCGCCAGCGCGCCGCTGTCCCTGGCGGACCACCCCGACGCGGCGGCCCGGCAGGACTCCACGCACCAGCAGCTCTACTCCAACCTGGCGGTGAAGGTGATTCGCGACGCCGGCTCGCCGAAGGTGCAGTTCTTCTTCGGCACCGGTGACAACCCGGACGAGTTCTCCGACGGCCCAGCGAACAAGAACACCTACCGCTACCACCTGATGGCCTACGAGGACACGGACCCGGCCGGCGAAGAGGACTGCGAGCTGCTGGAGCCCCTGTGGGTGCAGCCGCTGGACCCGGGCCAGACGGTGTGGGGCGGCGTGACGCTCACCAAGGACAAGGTGTTCGCCACCACCGCCGTGGGCCGCGCCGCGGACATCTGCAACCTGAGCGACACGGACAGCGGCCGCTTCTACGAGACGGGCCAGCTGCCGGAGGACCGGGTGACGTCCAGCACGTCGCTCGGAGGCCATGGCGTCAACGCGCCGGTGGTGCACGACGAGCACCTGTTCGTGCTCACCGCGACGGGCGAGATGAAGATGGTGGGCAGCGACGACTGGAACAACGGCACCGCCAACTCCGGCGCGGCCCGCTCGCGCACCCTCATCTACGAGCCCATTCCGGACGGGAGGCTGCCCAAGTGA
- a CDS encoding type IV pilus modification PilV family protein, with amino-acid sequence MSHQQTRRPRRHARGITLVEVMGTMGILLMGVMAAMTVVQQTRQSNRQTLTALQAQLIAEQALENVTAMGCTVNPPCGNIAALDNRRYTLWQTASGEVQDTEPPEGSGARAYEVALDVDSGVIPGSLEGGAAGAPAVNRNLAGAAGTAGNVANVRVSVSWQEPERRGRQVVVMQTRVSP; translated from the coding sequence GTGAGCCACCAGCAGACACGTCGTCCCAGGCGACACGCCCGCGGCATCACCCTGGTGGAGGTGATGGGCACCATGGGCATCCTGCTGATGGGGGTGATGGCGGCCATGACGGTGGTGCAGCAGACGCGCCAGTCCAACCGCCAGACGCTCACCGCGCTGCAGGCGCAGCTCATCGCCGAGCAGGCCCTGGAGAACGTCACCGCCATGGGCTGCACCGTCAATCCCCCCTGCGGCAACATCGCCGCCCTGGACAACCGCCGCTACACCCTGTGGCAGACGGCCTCCGGTGAGGTGCAGGACACCGAGCCGCCCGAGGGCAGCGGCGCCCGGGCGTACGAGGTGGCGCTGGACGTGGACAGCGGGGTGATTCCCGGCTCGCTCGAGGGCGGCGCGGCGGGTGCGCCCGCGGTGAACCGGAACCTGGCGGGCGCCGCGGGCACCGCCGGCAACGTGGCCAACGTCCGCGTCTCCGTGAGCTGGCAGGAGCCGGAGCGCCGGGGCCGGCAGGTGGTCGTCATGCAGACGCGGGTGTCGCCATGA
- a CDS encoding PilW family protein, whose protein sequence is MSRPSLHRGFTLLEVTLSSVIGSIVLLAAMGVGLQLQRRALFEEQTMMAQSTGRAVKDALTVDLQLAGLGMGNAPIAFANNDTRFALQVWTEPDLTAGLPPAFAPDATFALPPSGSPYENFRSDVVQLYWGDTRNMIVMDACNGKTVIRQGNSFTFCTGPNPPTAMNPPGGQRTPAIIVNPAGNVACHLQITNVNANSETLNANPGSAIGNTGNPPCGDPDDGIWEDTGWLTMRTEGSAWRVNWARGAPTLEHLPAGAATWVAVSRDVERLKVRQAVVDLANPAAGLRWYPEASAGRPALDRCTRATCTADSGPPGNAASSDNELRRMLQQRVRELEVTLVIRSRRADVTAVTPGVPMRVDEEGFPEDGFKRRTLTFRVTPRNFAAGGLQPQAGAGT, encoded by the coding sequence ATGAGCCGACCTTCGCTTCACCGGGGCTTCACGCTGCTGGAGGTGACGCTGTCGAGCGTCATCGGCTCCATCGTGCTGCTGGCGGCCATGGGCGTGGGCCTGCAGCTGCAGCGGCGGGCCCTCTTCGAGGAGCAGACGATGATGGCGCAGTCCACCGGGCGGGCGGTGAAGGACGCGCTCACGGTGGACCTGCAGCTGGCCGGGCTGGGCATGGGCAACGCGCCCATCGCCTTCGCCAACAACGACACCCGCTTCGCGCTCCAGGTGTGGACGGAGCCCGACCTGACGGCGGGCCTGCCGCCCGCGTTCGCGCCGGACGCGACGTTCGCCCTGCCTCCTTCCGGGTCTCCCTACGAGAACTTCCGCTCGGACGTGGTCCAGCTCTACTGGGGGGACACGCGGAACATGATTGTCATGGATGCCTGCAACGGGAAGACGGTCATCCGCCAGGGCAACTCCTTCACCTTCTGCACCGGGCCCAACCCGCCCACGGCCATGAACCCGCCCGGCGGGCAGCGCACGCCCGCCATCATCGTGAACCCGGCGGGGAACGTGGCCTGCCACCTGCAAATCACCAACGTCAATGCGAACTCCGAGACGCTCAACGCCAACCCGGGGAGCGCCATCGGCAACACGGGCAACCCGCCCTGCGGCGACCCGGATGACGGCATCTGGGAGGACACCGGCTGGCTGACGATGCGCACGGAGGGCTCGGCCTGGCGGGTGAACTGGGCCCGCGGCGCGCCGACGCTGGAGCACCTGCCGGCGGGCGCCGCCACGTGGGTGGCGGTGAGCCGGGACGTGGAGCGGCTGAAGGTCCGCCAGGCCGTCGTCGACCTGGCAAACCCCGCCGCCGGGCTCCGGTGGTACCCGGAGGCCTCCGCCGGCCGCCCCGCCCTCGACAGGTGCACGCGGGCCACCTGCACCGCCGACTCGGGGCCGCCGGGCAACGCGGCCTCGTCGGACAACGAGCTGCGCCGCATGCTCCAGCAGCGGGTGCGCGAGCTGGAGGTGACGCTGGTCATCCGCAGCCGGCGGGCGGACGTGACGGCCGTCACCCCGGGGGTGCCCATGCGCGTGGACGAAGAGGGCTTCCCGGAAGATGGCTTCAAGCGGCGGACGCTCACCTTCCGGGTGACGCCGCGCAACTTCGCGGCGGGCGGCCTCCAGCCCCAGGCGGGAGCGGGGACATGA